The following coding sequences lie in one Pseudomonas syringae CC1557 genomic window:
- a CDS encoding Ku protein codes for MARAIWKGAISFGLVHIPVALVSATTSNSVDFDWLDKRSMDPVGYKRINKVTGKEVTKENIVKGVLHEKDRYVVLSEEEIRSSHPKSTQTIDIFAFVDSQQIPLQNIDTPYFLTPDKRGEKVYALLRETLMETKKVALANVVLHTREHLAAVMPLESALVMVILRWPADVRELDALELSEAVTDAQLNKSERDMAKRLVKDMSADWEPEKYRDTFQEKIMKLVATKASEGKIEDVETDPGEEERKSADVIDLTDLLRRSLAGKGGAGKARASKPAGKAAGKTAAKDESKPKRPAPRKKTGKAS; via the coding sequence ATGGCAAGGGCAATCTGGAAAGGCGCGATCAGCTTTGGACTGGTGCATATTCCCGTCGCGCTGGTGTCTGCGACGACGTCGAACAGCGTGGATTTCGACTGGCTCGACAAACGCAGCATGGACCCGGTCGGCTATAAGCGGATCAATAAGGTCACCGGCAAGGAAGTTACCAAGGAAAATATCGTCAAGGGTGTACTGCACGAGAAAGATCGTTATGTGGTGCTCAGCGAAGAGGAAATACGCTCTTCGCACCCCAAGTCGACGCAGACCATCGACATATTCGCCTTCGTCGACAGTCAGCAGATTCCCTTGCAGAACATCGACACGCCTTATTTTCTGACCCCTGACAAGCGTGGTGAAAAAGTCTACGCGCTGTTACGCGAAACCCTGATGGAAACCAAAAAGGTCGCGTTGGCCAACGTTGTGCTGCACACCCGTGAGCACCTGGCGGCGGTCATGCCGCTGGAATCGGCGCTGGTGATGGTGATCCTGCGCTGGCCCGCCGACGTGCGCGAGCTCGATGCGCTGGAGCTGAGTGAAGCAGTGACTGATGCGCAGTTGAACAAGAGCGAGCGCGACATGGCCAAGCGGCTGGTCAAGGACATGAGCGCAGACTGGGAGCCGGAAAAATACCGCGATACCTTCCAGGAGAAGATCATGAAACTGGTCGCAACCAAGGCCAGCGAAGGCAAGATCGAAGATGTCGAGACCGATCCGGGAGAGGAAGAACGCAAAAGTGCCGATGTCATCGACCTCACCGATCTGCTGCGCCGCAGCCTGGCGGGCAAGGGCGGCGCTGGCAAGGCAAGGGCGAGTAAACCCGCTGGCAAAGCTGCTGGCAAGACTGCGGCCAAGGACGAGAGCAAACCCAAGCGGCCCGCCCCGCGCAAGAAAACCGGCAAAGCGTCTTGA